A DNA window from Pseudomonas sp. B21-056 contains the following coding sequences:
- a CDS encoding ribbon-helix-helix domain-containing protein, with translation MIQGKESREGMQSIDIDPFVSGFDMQLARPLSRSIRLNGFATCLRLERVYWEILGDMAQLNNCSISTLLSHVDREVHLRHGGVRNFSGLVRVVCVVHSLKEAGMGIVERHWRGPGQ, from the coding sequence ATGATTCAAGGAAAAGAATCGAGGGAGGGTATGCAGTCCATCGATATCGACCCGTTCGTCAGTGGGTTCGATATGCAGCTGGCTCGACCCTTGTCCCGGTCCATTCGTCTGAACGGGTTCGCCACCTGTCTTCGGCTGGAGCGGGTCTATTGGGAGATTCTCGGCGACATGGCCCAGCTCAACAACTGCTCCATCAGCACCCTGTTGTCCCATGTCGACCGGGAGGTGCATCTGCGTCATGGCGGGGTCCGTAATTTCAGCGGCCTGGTCCGGGTTGTCTGCGTGGTGCACAGCTTGAAGGAGGCCGGAATGGGGATTGTGGAGCGTCATTGGCGTGGGCCCGGTCAGTGA
- a CDS encoding Dps family protein, which produces MAIDIGISEEDRKSIVDGLSRLLSDTYVLYLKTHNFHWNVTGPMFRTLHLMFEEQYNELALAVDLIAERIRALGFPAPGAYSVYARLSSIKEEEGVPGAEDMIRQLVDGQEAVTRTARGIFPLLDKVSDEPTADLLTQRMQVHEKTAWMLRSLLEDR; this is translated from the coding sequence GTATCAGTGAAGAGGATCGCAAGTCTATCGTCGACGGGCTCTCACGCCTGCTGTCGGACACCTACGTGTTGTATCTCAAGACCCACAATTTCCACTGGAACGTCACGGGGCCGATGTTTCGGACCCTGCATCTGATGTTCGAGGAGCAGTACAACGAACTGGCGCTGGCCGTGGATCTGATTGCCGAACGCATCCGTGCGCTCGGCTTTCCGGCGCCGGGTGCCTATTCGGTGTATGCGCGTCTGTCTTCCATCAAGGAAGAGGAGGGGGTGCCGGGTGCCGAAGACATGATCCGGCAACTGGTCGATGGCCAGGAGGCGGTGACACGCACGGCCCGGGGCATCTTCCCCTTGCTGGACAAGGTCAGCGATGAGCCGACCGCCGACCTGTTGACCCAGCGCATGCAAGTTCACGAAAAAACCGCGTGGATGCTGCGTTCGCTGTTGGAAGACCGGTAG